The proteins below come from a single Bacteroidota bacterium genomic window:
- the uvrA gene encoding excinuclease ABC subunit UvrA, which yields MPKRTAAQPTLDFTPNGQEHIVIRGARVHNLKNIDVDIPRDKLVVITGLSGSGKSSLAFDTIYAEGQRRYVESLSAYARQFLDVMERPDVDYIEGLSPAISIEQKTVSNNPRSTVGTVTEIYDYLRLLFARCGTQYCYNCGRRVTKQTTDQIIDSIMKLPEGTKVQILAPVVKGRKGHYRELFEEILKDGFLRVRIDGVVKEISKGLQADRYKVHNIEIVVDRIVVKKEARSRIADSVEVALRFGAGVAIANVDRNGAAEQPKALTKSLSKKKSVQPKQAGEDILFSRHLSCAFCNISYEDPAPNSFSFNSPYGSCPTCDGLGEIKELDLDLIIPDTSLTINQEGLAPLGKPRQTWAWSQVRAIAKRYRFDFDTPVGKIPKKAKDVLLYGAGDEKFEIEYRYQSGRTVMYKHRFGGLLDVLKHYYDEASSNNIREWVEAYMNTKPCSDCHGGRLKKESLAVKLADAVTKKEFSIHDVVSLSIEEGAKFFKDLKLTDRQMLIATQILKEIRQRLEFLHNVGLDYLTLDRSARSLSGGEGQRIRLATQIGSQLVGVLYILDEPSIGLHQRDNIKLIDSLKSLRDLGNTVVVVEHDKEMIESADYVLDLGPGAGEHGGYVVTSGHPSQLELRNDTIHTNGDSVFDSVSYTAQYLFRKRRIETPKERRKGNGKFITLEGARGNNLRSVTLKIPLGTFMCVTGVSGSGKSSLIGETLYPILSRKFYQAKLVPLPYKNIDGLQHVDKVVDIDQSPIGRTPRSNPATYTGAFGLIRDLFTQLPEAKIRGYKPGRFSFNVAGGRCENCEGDGVKKIEMNFLPDVYVLCDVCKGKRYNRETLQVLYKGKSIADVLDMTVSEAVGFFSEIPGLQRKLSTLNDVGLGYIRLGQQATTLSGGEAQRVKLSTELSKIGTGNTLYILDEPTTGLHFEDIRMLLNVLNRLVEKGNTVVVIEHNLDVIKTADWVIDLGPGGGKSGGNIVAEGTPEAVTKAGSSATGKFLRSELS from the coding sequence CCTTTCGGGTTCCGGCAAATCGAGTCTCGCATTCGATACTATTTATGCCGAGGGTCAGCGTCGCTACGTTGAAAGCCTTTCCGCTTACGCCCGCCAGTTTCTTGATGTGATGGAACGCCCCGATGTTGACTACATCGAGGGGCTGAGTCCGGCAATTTCCATCGAACAAAAAACCGTCAGCAATAATCCGCGCTCGACTGTCGGGACTGTTACGGAGATTTATGACTATCTTCGACTTCTCTTTGCACGCTGCGGTACACAATACTGCTACAACTGCGGACGCAGGGTAACAAAACAGACTACCGATCAGATCATCGACAGCATCATGAAGCTGCCGGAAGGGACGAAGGTCCAGATCCTTGCGCCGGTTGTCAAGGGAAGAAAAGGACACTACCGTGAGTTGTTTGAAGAGATTCTGAAGGATGGCTTTCTCCGGGTCCGGATAGACGGCGTCGTAAAGGAAATCTCGAAAGGCCTGCAAGCCGACCGGTACAAAGTCCACAACATTGAGATTGTTGTTGACAGAATTGTTGTCAAGAAAGAAGCCCGTTCGCGCATCGCCGACTCGGTGGAAGTTGCGCTGCGCTTCGGCGCAGGTGTGGCAATTGCCAACGTCGACCGGAATGGAGCGGCCGAGCAGCCGAAAGCTCTTACAAAGAGTCTCTCGAAAAAGAAATCTGTACAGCCGAAACAAGCCGGAGAGGATATTCTTTTCAGCAGGCATCTCTCATGTGCATTCTGCAACATCAGTTATGAAGACCCTGCCCCGAACTCATTCTCGTTCAACTCGCCGTACGGCTCATGCCCTACGTGTGACGGGTTGGGAGAGATCAAGGAACTTGACCTCGATCTGATCATTCCCGATACATCACTCACAATCAATCAGGAAGGACTCGCTCCGCTCGGCAAACCGCGGCAGACATGGGCATGGAGTCAGGTGCGTGCAATCGCCAAACGCTATAGGTTCGATTTCGATACCCCGGTGGGCAAAATCCCGAAAAAAGCAAAAGACGTCCTGTTGTACGGAGCGGGTGACGAGAAATTTGAGATCGAATACCGCTATCAGAGTGGCCGGACGGTTATGTACAAGCATCGCTTCGGCGGGTTGTTGGACGTGCTGAAACATTATTATGACGAAGCAAGCTCGAACAACATCCGCGAGTGGGTGGAAGCCTACATGAACACAAAGCCATGCTCGGACTGCCATGGCGGGCGACTCAAGAAGGAAAGTCTTGCCGTCAAGCTGGCGGATGCGGTAACAAAGAAGGAGTTTAGTATTCATGATGTCGTTTCGTTGTCGATTGAAGAGGGGGCGAAGTTTTTCAAGGACCTGAAGCTCACAGACAGGCAGATGTTGATCGCCACACAAATACTGAAGGAGATCCGTCAACGATTGGAATTTCTTCACAACGTCGGACTCGATTACCTGACGCTCGACCGCTCTGCCCGGTCTCTTTCCGGCGGGGAGGGACAACGTATCCGGCTCGCAACGCAAATCGGCTCACAGCTTGTCGGTGTGCTGTATATTCTCGACGAGCCGAGCATCGGCTTGCACCAAAGGGATAATATCAAGCTGATTGACTCTCTCAAGTCGTTGCGGGATTTGGGAAACACAGTTGTCGTGGTTGAGCACGACAAAGAAATGATTGAGAGTGCCGACTATGTGCTTGACCTCGGGCCGGGCGCCGGTGAACATGGGGGGTATGTGGTGACTTCAGGACATCCGTCGCAACTTGAGTTGAGGAATGATACAATCCACACGAACGGCGACAGTGTGTTTGATTCTGTCTCCTACACGGCGCAATATCTCTTCAGAAAAAGAAGGATCGAGACGCCGAAGGAGCGGAGGAAAGGCAATGGCAAGTTCATCACGCTCGAGGGGGCACGCGGGAACAACCTCCGGAGTGTTACCCTGAAGATCCCTCTTGGCACCTTCATGTGTGTTACAGGAGTAAGCGGATCGGGCAAATCTTCCCTTATCGGTGAAACGCTGTACCCGATTCTGTCGCGCAAATTCTATCAGGCGAAGCTCGTTCCTCTTCCCTACAAAAACATTGACGGGCTCCAACATGTTGACAAAGTTGTCGATATCGACCAATCACCAATCGGGAGAACGCCGCGGTCGAATCCCGCCACGTACACAGGAGCATTCGGGCTGATTCGCGATCTGTTCACGCAACTTCCTGAAGCGAAGATACGCGGGTACAAGCCAGGACGCTTCAGCTTCAATGTCGCCGGCGGCCGATGCGAAAACTGCGAAGGTGACGGGGTGAAGAAAATTGAAATGAACTTCCTGCCTGATGTGTACGTTCTGTGCGACGTTTGTAAGGGAAAGCGTTACAACCGTGAGACACTGCAGGTTTTGTACAAAGGCAAGTCCATTGCGGACGTTCTCGACATGACGGTGTCGGAAGCGGTAGGATTCTTCAGCGAGATTCCGGGTCTTCAGCGGAAACTCTCAACACTGAACGATGTCGGCCTCGGCTACATCAGGCTTGGACAACAGGCAACGACGTTGAGCGGGGGAGAGGCACAGCGCGTGAAACTCTCAACCGAGTTGTCAAAGATTGGAACCGGAAACACGCTGTACATTCTCGACGAGCCGACAACAGGCCTGCATTTTGAGGACATCCGCATGTTGTTGAATGTGCTGAATCGGCTTGTTGAAAAAGGCAACACCGTGGTCGTGATTGAACACAACCTTGATGTCATCAAAACTGCCGACTGGGTGATTGACCTCGGTCCGGGCGGGGGCAAATCGGGAGGGAATATTGTCGCTGAGGGAACGCCTGAAGCTGTGACAAAGGCCGGCAGTTCGGCGACAGGGAAATTTCTGCGATCAGAGTTGAGTTGA
- a CDS encoding choice-of-anchor B family protein — protein MKALWICAVGIVLFAFLAVAQPTSVTLLGTIKPNRGTTGGVSFAGCWGYTAPDGREYAILGTATGTSVIDITNASSPVEIGHITGATSLWKEVKSYSHYAYAVADVNGSQGLQIINLANLPNSISLDTTILSLGGFNILQSHTISIHDGYLYLNGTASGMIIASLANPRRPQYLGRWTTRYVHDSYIRNDTIFAAAINNGRLDIIDGRNKTTPSLIASIAYTGGGTHNVWTTKDRKYAITTDEVGSTAKNLKVWDLQNLPAVSTTPVATFTPNPADIVHNVFIRGDYAYVAWYTAGLRVVDIANPTSPADAGGYDTSTQPSGSYNGMWACYPYFPSGKIIGSDMQNGLYIFSFSALAPRQNATLLEPPDNSTVVGVADIHFKWTRSADLSKDPHYYLVRITGTGLDTTLRANDTTLIYGTEGGIVSGRSYAWNNTA, from the coding sequence ATGAAAGCTTTGTGGATCTGTGCAGTTGGAATTGTACTATTTGCCTTTCTCGCTGTTGCTCAACCTACCTCGGTAACACTCCTCGGCACCATCAAACCCAATCGCGGAACAACAGGCGGCGTTTCGTTTGCCGGATGTTGGGGCTACACTGCCCCCGACGGACGTGAGTATGCCATTCTCGGAACGGCGACGGGAACATCTGTCATTGATATCACCAATGCGTCATCTCCGGTTGAGATCGGGCATATCACCGGTGCAACATCACTGTGGAAAGAGGTGAAGTCATACAGCCACTACGCCTATGCCGTGGCCGATGTGAATGGCAGTCAGGGCTTGCAGATTATCAATCTGGCCAATCTCCCGAACAGCATCTCGCTGGATACAACAATACTAAGCCTCGGCGGTTTCAACATTCTCCAGTCTCATACAATTTCCATACACGACGGATACCTGTATCTGAACGGAACCGCCAGCGGCATGATCATTGCAAGTTTGGCCAATCCCCGTCGTCCACAGTATCTCGGCAGATGGACAACGCGTTACGTTCACGATTCGTACATTCGTAACGATACAATTTTTGCAGCAGCCATCAACAACGGGCGGCTCGATATTATCGATGGTCGGAACAAAACAACTCCTTCGCTGATTGCGAGCATTGCGTACACAGGCGGCGGTACTCACAACGTATGGACAACAAAGGACCGGAAGTATGCGATCACAACGGATGAAGTGGGTTCGACGGCGAAGAACCTGAAAGTGTGGGATCTTCAGAATTTACCGGCGGTATCGACAACGCCGGTTGCGACCTTTACCCCCAACCCGGCGGATATTGTGCACAATGTGTTTATCCGCGGCGATTACGCTTATGTGGCATGGTACACTGCAGGTTTGCGCGTGGTTGACATTGCCAACCCGACGAGTCCTGCCGATGCCGGCGGCTATGATACATCTACTCAACCGTCCGGTTCCTACAATGGCATGTGGGCATGCTATCCTTATTTTCCGTCAGGAAAGATCATCGGCTCCGATATGCAGAACGGTTTGTACATTTTCAGTTTCTCCGCACTTGCTCCGAGGCAGAACGCAACACTGCTAGAACCGCCGGACAACTCAACGGTGGTCGGTGTCGCGGATATCCATTTCAAGTGGACAAGATCCGCTGATCTTAGCAAGGACCCGCATTACTATCTTGTAAGAATAACCGGAACAGGTCTCGATACAACGCTTCGGGCAAACGACACAACCTTGATTTACGGGACGGAGGGTGGAATCGTGAGCGGACGTTCGTACGCATGGAATAATACAGCTTGA
- a CDS encoding T9SS type A sorting domain-containing protein has protein sequence MKDRFNTTLGEQTFQFSYSSTPVPIVLASFTAAATGNGVVRLNWRTLSEYQNYGFEVQRGHAVPAHFSTLPNSFVPGQGTTNIPHDYIFFDSTATPGLWYYRLKQINLDSTLTFVDPVAVSVPTSVGGNTAALSYSLNQNYPNPFNPSTKIEFTLKSGGFTTLTVYNLLGQEVATLVKGTMSAGRHSIGLDTVTACPVDIGHLFL, from the coding sequence TTGAAGGACAGATTCAATACCACGCTCGGCGAACAGACATTTCAATTTTCGTACAGTAGCACGCCCGTTCCCATTGTCCTGGCATCTTTTACGGCTGCCGCCACAGGGAATGGTGTCGTTCGACTGAATTGGAGGACACTATCGGAGTATCAGAATTACGGCTTTGAAGTGCAGCGAGGCCATGCTGTTCCGGCTCACTTCTCAACACTTCCCAATAGTTTTGTTCCCGGACAGGGGACAACCAACATTCCGCACGATTACATTTTTTTCGACAGTACCGCAACACCGGGACTCTGGTATTACCGATTGAAACAGATCAATCTTGACAGTACACTCACTTTTGTGGACCCTGTCGCGGTAAGTGTTCCGACATCCGTCGGAGGCAACACTGCAGCGCTTTCGTACTCGTTGAATCAGAACTATCCGAACCCGTTCAATCCTTCAACGAAAATCGAGTTTACACTCAAGAGCGGAGGATTCACGACATTGACGGTGTACAATCTCCTGGGTCAAGAAGTGGCGACATTAGTAAAGGGAACGATGAGCGCGGGTCGGCATTCCATCGGACTGGATACCGTTACGGCTTGCCCGGTTGACATCGGGCATTTATTTTTATAA
- a CDS encoding DUF2279 domain-containing protein codes for MRKGILVLLLACASLSHAQDTLLVTDGFTYNPDFTGRKIVATGAVGGLLGLSLYWCYDSWWRNTGGGFHFVTENWLNGYARGIDKIGHFYTSYFYFHMFRNIMLWGGYEGSTADWWALGSATFFALAVEIGDGLTPQYGFDYQDLTFNLCASPTATCKRNIPFLKNFNFNGVKGAKRRLQIPPSALLNTTTTIPTG; via the coding sequence ATGAGAAAAGGAATCCTTGTCCTGCTGCTGGCATGTGCATCACTGAGCCACGCTCAGGACACATTGCTGGTCACCGATGGCTTCACATACAATCCTGATTTCACCGGGCGGAAAATCGTTGCAACGGGCGCGGTCGGCGGCCTGCTGGGCCTTTCCTTGTATTGGTGCTACGATAGCTGGTGGAGAAACACGGGAGGCGGATTTCATTTTGTCACGGAGAATTGGCTGAACGGTTATGCCCGCGGTATAGATAAGATCGGGCATTTCTACACCTCCTACTTCTACTTCCATATGTTCAGAAACATTATGTTGTGGGGAGGATATGAAGGTTCAACCGCTGATTGGTGGGCGTTGGGAAGCGCCACGTTCTTTGCACTTGCAGTGGAAATCGGGGACGGGCTTACGCCGCAATACGGATTCGATTATCAGGACCTGACGTTTAATCTTTGCGCGTCGCCTACGGCTACTTGCAAACGAAATATCCCCTTCTTGAAGAACTTCAACTTCAATGGAGTTAAGGGTGCCAAACGACGGTTACAGATTCCCCCATCCGCCTTGTTGAACACTACGACGACCATACCTACTGGCTGA
- a CDS encoding helix-hairpin-helix domain-containing protein: MRVLKRIQDTVGFTRKEAVSILTLSTVFLVGTGIRWLQPKENRDADTRLQFDYSRQDSLYAEAAQKHAQLVTTSVDSTKPATRSSHKTLRVAAVNINTAGKTQLMSLPGIGEAYAERILEYRKTNGRFNSVEELSKVKGIGKKKLEKIRPHVRVQ, translated from the coding sequence ATGAGGGTCCTCAAGAGGATTCAGGATACAGTTGGATTCACTCGCAAAGAGGCGGTTTCCATCCTCACGCTTTCGACGGTTTTTCTTGTCGGAACCGGTATTCGATGGTTGCAGCCGAAGGAGAATCGAGATGCCGACACCAGGTTGCAGTTCGATTATTCCCGACAGGATAGCCTGTACGCCGAGGCCGCTCAAAAACACGCGCAGTTAGTGACGACTTCGGTTGATTCCACAAAACCGGCGACAAGATCATCACATAAAACGCTGCGAGTTGCTGCTGTCAACATCAATACTGCCGGCAAAACACAGCTCATGAGCCTGCCCGGAATCGGGGAAGCGTATGCCGAACGTATTCTCGAATACAGGAAAACAAACGGGCGATTCAATTCAGTCGAAGAGCTTTCCAAAGTGAAAGGGATCGGGAAAAAGAAACTCGAGAAAATCCGACCTCACGTCAGGGTGCAGTAG